TACGCTTTACATCAATAACAAACTACCAGCAAAATCCAAAATTTTGTGGCGCCAGCTGTCTTATGTGATGATTTTACAAGTTCGAGGTAAAAATGTTTATGTGCCTGCCTGGTTAGTAGCTGTGGAAACTGGTAAAAATAATGTTCAAATTGAAACAGTGAACGCCTTTACAAATCGTATTATTACAAATAATACGTTGCAAAAGGTGGAAAATACCAATTAAGGTATGTATAATAAAAATCGTTTAGAAGGTGAGGTTGTAAATTTCAATCACGCTTTAGTTTAGTTGAAGGGAAGTCTAGCAGATGGCAGAAGCTGCTTTAAAAATTAGTGTGTTAGCCAGTGGTAGTTCTGGTAATTCTTTATATATTGAAAGCGGAAAAAAACGACTGCTAGTGGATGCCGGTCTTTCTGGCAAAAAAATTACATCTTTATTAGCAGAAGTAGGTAAAGATCCAGCGGACTTAGATGCAATACTAGTTACCCATGAACATCGCGATCACATTCATGGTGTGGGAGTATTGGCTAGAAAATATGGTCTGGATGTTTACGCCAATGAAGGAACTTGGCAAGCAATGGATGGTATGCTAGGTAAAATTGATGTCGCGCAAAAGCATATTTTTGAAATGGGGAAGGTTCTAACCTTTGGGGATATGGACGTTGAAAGTTTTGGCGTTTCTCACGATGCAGCGGCACCGCAATTTTATCGTTTTCACAAAGACGGCAAATCTTTTGTAATGTTGACAGATACTGGTTATTGCAGTGATCATGTTCGTGGGATTATTCGCGATGCAGATGCATATTTAGTGGAAAGTAACCACGATTTGGAAATGTTGCGGATGGGACCTTATCCTTGGAGTTTAAAACAACGAATTTTAGGGGATCGAGGCCATTTGTCAAATGAAGATGGTGCACTGGTTATGACAGATATCATCGGAGATAGCACGAAGAGAATTTACTTGGGGCATTTAAGTAAAGAAAACAATATGAAAGAGCTCGCCCATTTAACGATGAAAAATATTTTGAAAGAACATGATTTAGGTGTGGATTATAACTTTAAAATTTACGATACAGACCCAGATCAAGCCAGTGAATTGTTTGCAATTTAAGTATTGATATGAAAAAAGTCGTGAATAAACGACAGTTATATGTAAAAAAGCGGGGACAAAATTTTGTCTCCGCTTTTTTATTGCTAAAGAGTAGATCAAGTTTATGCCGCTTTTTTAAGGGTCTAGCTTCATGGGCTAACGCTTTTAGGAATAAGGCGATATTTTCAAAAATTTGCGGAATAATTTCTAAAATTTCCGCGGAAATTTTTGAGAGCAAAGGGCGTTAGCGAAGTTTTTTTAATAATTTGTACTATCGCCAGCAATACTGATGTGAATATTCTTTTGTGGCTGTTTGATTAAATCCATAACACCCTTCGCATAATCCGCCATGCTGACTTCACTTTTTCCAGCACTATCTTTTTCCAAGATATCTTCGTTGATTTGGTATTTACCAGTAAAAGGGGCATCATAGATAAAGTTTGCGGCAGGTGATACATAAGTCCAAACAACATCAGGAAATTCTTTTAACTCAGCCAATGATTGGGCCATATTTGACGCCGTTGGATGAATGGGAGAGCTGGCTGGAATGGTATCTAGCAAGCGTTTTGTTCGCTCTGTATTCAAATACAAAGAAGAAGCGCCGCCGACTACAATTAACCAGACAGATGTTTTCCGCAAAATTTTAGCTAAATGAAGCAAGCTTGTTTTATGCATTTCTTCTCGTCCGTGGGGTGCGTTAAAAGCATCAATCACAATATCAAAATCAGAGAGATCAGCAGTTGTTAAATCAAAAAGATCTTTTTTTAGCACGGGCACAGCTACTTGCAATTTTTCAGGGCTACGAACGATCGCTGTAACATCATAATGATCGTCTAATGCCGCTTTTAGTAGATGACTGCCGACATGACCTGTGGCTCCAATAATTCCAATTTTCATTAAAACGCCTCCTTAAAAATAAAAAACCACTACATCCTTTATTTTAGCGGTTAGCTACTTTTTTTGCTAAAAAAAAGCCTGTTAAAATAAAGGATTAAAGTGTAAAGCGCAATACTTGAATAAGCAATACTAAAATATTAGCACCGCAATGACTAAGGATGGCCGTTTTAATTGAACCTGTCTTGACGAAAATAAAGGATAAAAAGCAACCTAAAATAAAGTAGACTAAAATATCACTATCGGTGTGAACCAGCGCAAACGCTGCTGCACTAAATAAAATTGCCAAAGGTAAAGAAAAATATTCACCAAAAAAGCCAATACAAGCCCGTCTAAAAACGAGTTCTTCCATAATGGGACCACAGATAGTGGCTATAACTGCAAAAATAGGCCGCTGCCACAAAACTTCCATCATATTGAGACTGCGATTAAAATTATTTTTTATACTAAAAAAAGTTTCGATATAGCCAGTGATGCCGATTAATAAGACGGTCAATAAAATACCAATCAGTCCGGTGAGAATAATTTTTTTTCGACTCATCGGATTTTTTTCAAAGGATAAAGGCGGAACTTTTTGGTATAAAAAAATTAGAACACCAGTGCCGATTAAATAAGATAAACCAGCAGTGAGGGTCTCACCGTTGTTTATTTTAATAATAGCAGGAATTAAAAAAACGAAAGCATAACATAAAATTGATGAAAAGCTATATTTAATTTGTGACATTTAACTACTCCTTTAGTTGTCTAATAAAAGTATACCTGAATCATTTTCGCAAGACAATTACTTCGGAAAATAGGCAAAATTTCTTCAATAAAAAAACAAGGGAAAAAACTTGCATTGTGGGGGTAAAATGAGTAATATAGTTCTTGTAGGTTAGCACTCAACTATTGAGAGTGCTAATACATGAAAATTGATGGAGGGATTTATCGTGTTAAAACCATTAGGTGATCGCGTGATCATTGAAGTCGCAAAAGAAGAAGAAAAATCTGTAGGCGGAATCGTGTTAGCATCAGCTGCACAAGAAAAACCACAAACAGGTACAGTTATCGCTGTTGGTGAAGGCCGCTTTTTAGAAAATGGTGAAAAAGCCGCAATCCCAGTTGTTGTGGGAGACCAAGTAATGTTTGAAAAATATGCTGGTTCAGAAGTGAAATATGAAGGCAAAGAATATTTAATTGTTAATGGTAAAGATATTATCGCTATTGTGGAATAATCACACAAAAAACGTTATAAAAAAATTAAATGAGGTGTTTTAGCATGGCAAAAGATATTAAATTTGCAGAAGAAGCACGGGCTGCGATGGTGCGTGGAGTAGATAAATTAGCCGATACAGTAAAAGTAACATTAGGCCCTAAAGGTCGTAACGTTGTATTAGAAAAATCATATGGTTCACCTTTGATTACAAACGATGGTGTTACAATCGCAAAAGAAATCGAATTAGAAGATCATTTTGAAAATATGGGTGCAAAACTTGTTTCTGAAGTTGCTTCTAAAACAAATGATATTGCTGGGGATGGTACCACAACGGCTACTGTCTTAACACAAGCAATTGTCAGAGAAGGAATTAAAAACGTTACAGCTGGTGCTAACCCATTGGGTATTCGCCGTGGGATTGAACTTGCAACTAAAACAGCAGTAGCAAAATTACACAGCATTTCTTCAATCGTTGACTCTAAAGAAGCAATTGCGCAAGTAGGTGCCGTTTCTTCTGGTAGTGAACAAGTTGGGAACTACATTGCTGACGCAATGGAAAAAGTCGGAAACGATGGTGTTATCACCATTGAAGAATCAAAAGGGATTGAAACTGAACTAGACGTTGTTGAAGGGATGCAATTTGACCGTGGTTACTTATCCCAATACATGGTAACAGACAACGATAAAATGGAAGCTGTTTTAGATAATCCATACATTTTGATTACCGATAAAAAAATCTCTAACATTCAAGATATCTTGCCATTGTTAGAACAAATTTTACAACAATCAAAACCATTGTTGATTATTGCTGATGATGTTGATGGCGAAGCATTACCAACCCTTGTTTTAAATAAAATTCGTGGTACTTTCAATGTCGTTGCAGTAAAAGCTCCTGGCTTTGGTGATCGTCGTAAAGCAATGTTAGAAGATATCGCTACTTTAACAGGCGGCACAGTAATTACAGACGATTTAGGTCTTGAATTAAAAGACGCAACAATTGAAAGCTTAGGTCAAGCAAGTAAAATTGTCGTTGATAAAGACAATACAACAATCGTAGAAGGCGCTGGAGAAACAGATGCTATTGCTGCGCGCGTGCAATTAATTAAAAATCAAATTGCAGAAACGACTTCTGATTTTGATCGTGAAAAATTACAAGAACGTCTAGCGAAATTAGCTGGTGGCGTAGCTGTAATCAAAGTTGGTGCGCCAACTGAAACAGAATTAAAAGAAATGAAATTACGCATTGAAGATGCTTTAAACGCAACCCGTGCCGCTGTTGAAGAAGGTATGGTTTCTGGTGGTGGTACTGCACTAGTCAACGTTATCGCTGAAGTTGCGGCTATTGAAGCAGATGGTGACATTGCAACTGGTGTGAAAATTGTGGAACGTGCACTAGAAGAGCCAGTACGTCAAATTGCTGAAAACGCTGGTTATGAAGGATCTGTTATCATCGACAAATTAAAACATGCTGAAATCGGTATGGGCTTTAATGCGGCTAACGGTGAATGGGTAAATATGGTAGAAGCTGGGATCGTTGACCCAACGAAAGTAACACGTTCAGCTTTACAAAATGCAGCTTCTGTTGCAGCTTTGTTGTTAACAACTGAAGCAGTTGTTGCAGATAAACCTGAACCACAAGCGCCACAAGCTCCAGGAATGGATCCTGCTGCAATGGGCGGTATGATGTAATTTTTAACACTAAAAAAGTGATGATCTCTCAGGGATCATCACTTTTTTTATCCTTCAGTTAAAAGGGTGGCGAAATTTAAAGAACATTCATCAAAAAAATTTGAAGTAAAGACTGTTCTATTCTTTGGTATAGTGGTAAATAATGTCGTGCATAATATCTACAACATCGGCTTCAACGTGGTCGTTGTAGTAGGCTGCAAAGCGTTCATCGGCAACATACAAGTCGGCTAGACCGCGATGATACGCAGAATTGTAAAAAGGAGCGGCGATTTGTAGCCAAGTTTTGTGAGCATTAAAAACATTTTTTGAAATACTGCTGTCTAAATCAATTTTTTCTGCTTGAGACAAGATTTTTAAATTCGCAAATAGCGCAGTTTGAGCTGCTTGCATTTTTTCATATTGTTCTTTGGTCAAATGTGACCAGTTATCATTGGCGGAATTAACGGCTTGTTCCCCATACTTTTCACGAATCTCTTTTCCATAGCGTTGCTCGTTTTCTTCAATTTGTTTGGCTTTAAAAGCTGCAAATTTTTCACTATCTTTCATGTGTTCTCCTCCTTTGTAATAAACCAATGTTTGAGAAAGAGTCTGAACCATTTCATTCAGCTGCGCTTGTTGGGTTAAAAGCGCTTGGTATTGTTCTTCAAGCAAAGCGAAACGTTCTGCTTGGGGGAGGTTCATCACTGCTTTAATTTTAGCCAAAGTAAAGCCAAAACTCTTAAAAAATAAAATTTGCTGCAATTTATCCACCGCAGCACGGTCGTAATAGCGGTAATCAGAATTAGGTTGACGTGACGCTTTTAGTAAACCAATTTGATCGTAATAACGCAGCGTCCGGTTGGAAATTTTTGCTAGTTTGGCTAATTCATTAATCGTATACATGAGTAATCCTCCTGCTTTTTGTTGTTTCATCCCATTTCTCTTTTACAGCATAAGGGTTGACGCAACGTAAAGGTCAAGTTTTTTCTAATAAATTATTTTGGACACTGATCACAAAGTAAAATGCGCCTATAAGTGACTAAATAGAACTTTAAAAGATAAAGCTAGTTGGATGGTAATGTGTTTTAAAATTCTCTTGTTTCATAATTTAAGCAAACTTTCTTCGCTAAAGTTGAAAACAAATTATGTTATAATATCAATGAGTAAAGGTTATGACAGTGTTAGTGTATAGTTGAATTTCACTTGAAAGGAAAGATGTTATGAAAATAATCGAAACACCAGTAAATAAAAATTTGAATTTAGAAACATTTTATCCTAATATTACCAAATTTGTTTTTGGCAAGACGGCAATTAAATATTACAAATTATATTCAGCTGATCGTACGCAAATCATTTATGCTGATACCTATGACAAGGTTCGGCTAATTTTGATTAACGATCACAAGAAAATTCGTAAAGAAGAAGTCGATACAATTATTCATCGTTTGTTAAAAGTGGATCGTCACGCTGTTTTTGTTGATGTGAACATTAAACAAAAAATGCAAGAATCAGGCAGTAAATTCTCCAAACCCCGTAAAGATATTATCTTAGTCGAGTATACGCCTTTAGAAAACTAAACATATCCGCATTAAGTTTGATTGCATCATCCTACAACAATAATTTTAGTTTAGTCTTTAAGAATATCTAAAAAAGTATAGAGCTAAAAAGAGGTAAGAGCAGTCTCTTATTCTCTTTTTTTTGCTGTCAATCTAAGAAAAAGCGTGATTTTCCTATCTTTTTGCGTTTTTTTGATATAATGGAAGGCATAAAATATCTTGAGGAGTTTAACTGATGCAAAAATTATATCCTGACGACAGCTTAACGCTGCATACAGATTTATATCAATTGAATATGATGAAAACTTACTGGGAATTAGGACGCGCCGATCGTCATGCTGTTTTCGAGTGTTATTTTCGTGAGATGCCTTTTAAAACGGGGTATGCGATTTTTGCCGGGTTGGAGCGGTTTGTCCACTACTTAGAAAATTTACAATTTACAGAAAGTGATATTGCCTATTTAAGAGAAGTTACAGGCTATCCGGAAGCGTTTTTGGATTACTTGGCAGACTTTAAATTCAGCTGTACAGTGCGTTCAGCATTAGAAGGGGACTTGGTCTTTAGTAATGAACCTATCGTCCAAATTGAAGGACCGTTGGCACAAGCGCAGTTAATTGAAACCGCCCTTTTGAACATGGTGAATTTTCAGACGTTAATTGCTACGAAAGCCGCTCGAATTAAATCCGTTATTGGAGACGATCCTTTGTTAGAGTTTGGTTCACGCCGAGCACAAGAAGTTGATGCGGCATTTTGGGGAACTCGTGCTGCGTTTATTGGGGGCGCAGATGCCACAAGTAATGTGCGAGCTGGGAAAATTTTTGGTATTCCTGCAAGTGGAACCCACGCCCATTCCTTAGTTCAATCTTATGGCAATGACTATGATGCCTTTATGGCTTATGCTAAAACCCATAAAGATTGTGTTTTCTTAGTGGATACTTATGATACTTTAAAACTTGGTGTTCCAGCGGCAATTAAAGTAGCCAAAGAATTAGGGGACGAAATTAATTTCTTAGGTGTTCGAATTGACTCTGGAGATATGGCCTACATCTCTAAAAAAGTTCGGGAACAACTAGATGAAGCTGGTTTTACGCAAGCAAAAGTCTATGCTTCAAATGATCTCGATGAAAACACCATCTTAAGTTTGAAAATGCAAAAAGCTAAAATTGACGTATGGGGTGTGGGGACAAAACTTATCACCGCTTATGATCAACCAGCTTTAGGTGCCGTTTATAAATTAGTTTCCATTGAAGATGACAATGGCAAAATGGTAGACACGATTAAACTTTCATCAAATGCAGAAAAAGTCACGACCCCTGGGAAAAAGCAAGTGTGGCGGATTAATCGTAATAAAGATGGGAAATCTGAAGGCGACTATATCACGCTCTGGGATGAAGATCCACGGGAAGAAGAAGAAATTTTTATGTTCCATCCAGTCCACACTTTTATCAATAAAACTGTTCGCGATTTTAGTGCGCGGCCTGTTTTACAAGAAATTTTTCATGCTGGTAAATTAGTCTATGACTTGCCAGATTTGGAGCATATTAAAGCTTATGCCCATGAATGTCTAGATTCTTTATGGGATGAATACAAACGTGACTTGAACCCACAACAATATCCAGTAGATTTATCTACCGATTGTTGGAATCATAAAATGGCAATTATGGAAAAAGTTCGCAAATCTGTGGCGGCTGTAACAAAAGAGGAGGGACGTTTTTAATGTCTTTACAAACAGAAATTATCAAAGAATTAGGCGTTAAGGCAACAATTGATCCAAAAGAAGAAATTAGAGTGAGTGTTGACTTTTTAAAAGCTTATTTAAAACGTAATCCTTTTTTAAAATCATTGGTTTTGGGAATTAGTGGCGGACAAGATTCTAGTTTAGCGGGAAGATTAGCTCAATTGGCGCTTACAGAATTACGAGAGGAGACTGGGGTTAATTATCAATTTATCGCAGTCCGCTTGCCTTATGGTACCCAAGCCGACGAAGCCGATGCACAAATGGCACTAGATTTTATAAAACCCGATGTTTTTCTAACTGTGAATATTAAAGCAGCTGTTGATGGGCA
The DNA window shown above is from Enterococcus montenegrensis and carries:
- the groES gene encoding co-chaperone GroES, producing MLKPLGDRVIIEVAKEEEKSVGGIVLASAAQEKPQTGTVIAVGEGRFLENGEKAAIPVVVGDQVMFEKYAGSEVKYEGKEYLIVNGKDIIAIVE
- a CDS encoding DUF1827 family protein codes for the protein MKIIETPVNKNLNLETFYPNITKFVFGKTAIKYYKLYSADRTQIIYADTYDKVRLILINDHKKIRKEEVDTIIHRLLKVDRHAVFVDVNIKQKMQESGSKFSKPRKDIILVEYTPLEN
- a CDS encoding nicotinate phosphoribosyltransferase; translation: MQKLYPDDSLTLHTDLYQLNMMKTYWELGRADRHAVFECYFREMPFKTGYAIFAGLERFVHYLENLQFTESDIAYLREVTGYPEAFLDYLADFKFSCTVRSALEGDLVFSNEPIVQIEGPLAQAQLIETALLNMVNFQTLIATKAARIKSVIGDDPLLEFGSRRAQEVDAAFWGTRAAFIGGADATSNVRAGKIFGIPASGTHAHSLVQSYGNDYDAFMAYAKTHKDCVFLVDTYDTLKLGVPAAIKVAKELGDEINFLGVRIDSGDMAYISKKVREQLDEAGFTQAKVYASNDLDENTILSLKMQKAKIDVWGVGTKLITAYDQPALGAVYKLVSIEDDNGKMVDTIKLSSNAEKVTTPGKKQVWRINRNKDGKSEGDYITLWDEDPREEEEIFMFHPVHTFINKTVRDFSARPVLQEIFHAGKLVYDLPDLEHIKAYAHECLDSLWDEYKRDLNPQQYPVDLSTDCWNHKMAIMEKVRKSVAAVTKEEGRF
- the groL gene encoding chaperonin GroEL (60 kDa chaperone family; promotes refolding of misfolded polypeptides especially under stressful conditions; forms two stacked rings of heptamers to form a barrel-shaped 14mer; ends can be capped by GroES; misfolded proteins enter the barrel where they are refolded when GroES binds) — its product is MAKDIKFAEEARAAMVRGVDKLADTVKVTLGPKGRNVVLEKSYGSPLITNDGVTIAKEIELEDHFENMGAKLVSEVASKTNDIAGDGTTTATVLTQAIVREGIKNVTAGANPLGIRRGIELATKTAVAKLHSISSIVDSKEAIAQVGAVSSGSEQVGNYIADAMEKVGNDGVITIEESKGIETELDVVEGMQFDRGYLSQYMVTDNDKMEAVLDNPYILITDKKISNIQDILPLLEQILQQSKPLLIIADDVDGEALPTLVLNKIRGTFNVVAVKAPGFGDRRKAMLEDIATLTGGTVITDDLGLELKDATIESLGQASKIVVDKDNTTIVEGAGETDAIAARVQLIKNQIAETTSDFDREKLQERLAKLAGGVAVIKVGAPTETELKEMKLRIEDALNATRAAVEEGMVSGGGTALVNVIAEVAAIEADGDIATGVKIVERALEEPVRQIAENAGYEGSVIIDKLKHAEIGMGFNAANGEWVNMVEAGIVDPTKVTRSALQNAASVAALLLTTEAVVADKPEPQAPQAPGMDPAAMGGMM
- a CDS encoding CPBP family intramembrane glutamic endopeptidase is translated as MSQIKYSFSSILCYAFVFLIPAIIKINNGETLTAGLSYLIGTGVLIFLYQKVPPLSFEKNPMSRKKIILTGLIGILLTVLLIGITGYIETFFSIKNNFNRSLNMMEVLWQRPIFAVIATICGPIMEELVFRRACIGFFGEYFSLPLAILFSAAAFALVHTDSDILVYFILGCFLSFIFVKTGSIKTAILSHCGANILVLLIQVLRFTL
- a CDS encoding MBL fold metallo-hydrolase, producing the protein MAEAALKISVLASGSSGNSLYIESGKKRLLVDAGLSGKKITSLLAEVGKDPADLDAILVTHEHRDHIHGVGVLARKYGLDVYANEGTWQAMDGMLGKIDVAQKHIFEMGKVLTFGDMDVESFGVSHDAAAPQFYRFHKDGKSFVMLTDTGYCSDHVRGIIRDADAYLVESNHDLEMLRMGPYPWSLKQRILGDRGHLSNEDGALVMTDIIGDSTKRIYLGHLSKENNMKELAHLTMKNILKEHDLGVDYNFKIYDTDPDQASELFAI
- a CDS encoding NAD(P)-dependent oxidoreductase, producing MKIGIIGATGHVGSHLLKAALDDHYDVTAIVRSPEKLQVAVPVLKKDLFDLTTADLSDFDIVIDAFNAPHGREEMHKTSLLHLAKILRKTSVWLIVVGGASSLYLNTERTKRLLDTIPASSPIHPTASNMAQSLAELKEFPDVVWTYVSPAANFIYDAPFTGKYQINEDILEKDSAGKSEVSMADYAKGVMDLIKQPQKNIHISIAGDSTNY
- a CDS encoding MerR family transcriptional regulator; its protein translation is MYTINELAKLAKISNRTLRYYDQIGLLKASRQPNSDYRYYDRAAVDKLQQILFFKSFGFTLAKIKAVMNLPQAERFALLEEQYQALLTQQAQLNEMVQTLSQTLVYYKGGEHMKDSEKFAAFKAKQIEENEQRYGKEIREKYGEQAVNSANDNWSHLTKEQYEKMQAAQTALFANLKILSQAEKIDLDSSISKNVFNAHKTWLQIAAPFYNSAYHRGLADLYVADERFAAYYNDHVEADVVDIMHDIIYHYTKE